The sequence below is a genomic window from Pongo abelii isolate AG06213 chromosome 12, NHGRI_mPonAbe1-v2.0_pri, whole genome shotgun sequence.
tcgaCAAAACggccatcgtcatcatggcccgttctcgatggtcgctgtctcttcggagctgttgggtacacctcccagacggggtggtggcctggcagaggcgctcctcacatcccagacggggcagccgggcagaggcgctcctcacctcccagatggggcggccgggcagaggcgctccccacctcctagacggggtggccgggcagaggcgctccccacttcccagacggggcggcctggcagagacgctcctcacttcccagacggggcggccgggcagaggcgctcctcacttcccagacggggcggccgggcagaggctctcctcacttcccagacggggcggccgggcagaggcgttcctcacttcccagacggggtggccgggcagaggcgctcctcacttcccagacgatgagCGGCTGGgtggaggcgctcctcacctcccagatggggcggctactgggcagaggcgctcctcacctcccagacggggcggctgctgggcggaggcgctcctcacctcccagacggggcagctgctgggcagaggcgctccttacctcccagacggggcagccgggcagaggcgctcctcccttcccagacggggcggccgggcagaggtgctcctcagttcccagacggggcggctgctgggcagaggcgctcctcagttcccagacggggcggctgctgggcagaggcgctcctcaggtcccagacggggcggcccggcagaggcgctcctcacctcccagacggggtggcggccaggcagaggcactcctcacctcccagacggggcggcggccgggcagaggcgcttctcacctcccagacggggcagctgctgggcagaggcgctcctcacctcccagacggggtggcggccaggcagaggcactcctcacctcccagacggggcggccgggcagaggcgctcctcacctcccagacggggtggcggccaggcagaggcactcctcacctcccagacggggcggccgggcagaggctctcctcacttcccagacggggcggccgggcagaggcgctcctcacctcccagacggggcggccgggcagaggctctcctcacctcccagacggggcggccgggcagaggctctcctcacttcccagacggggcggccgggcagaggcgctcctcacttcccagacgatgagCGGCTGGgtggaggcgctcctcacctcccagatggggcggctactgggcagaggcgctcctcacctcccagacggggcggctgctgggcggaggcgctcctcacctcccagacggggcagctgctgggcagaggcgctccttacctcccagacggggcagccgggcagaggcgctcctcccttcccagacggggcggccgggcagaggtgctcctcagttcccagacggggcggctgctgggcagaggcgctcctcggttcccagatggggtggctgctgggcagaggcgctcctcagttcccagacggggcggcccggcagaggcgctcctcacctcccagacggggtggcggccaggcagaggcactcctcacctcccagacggggcggcggccgggcagaggcgcttctcacctcccagacggggcggctgccgggcagaggcgctcctcacctcccagacggggtggcggccgggcagaggcactcctcaccttccagacggggcggccgggcagaggcgctcctcacctcccagacggggtgggggccgggcagaggcgctcctcacctcccagacggggtgggggccgggcagaggcgctcctcacctcccagacggggtggcggccgggcagaggcgctcctcacctcccagacggggtgggggccgggcagaggcgctcctcacctcccagacggggtggcggccgggcagaggcgctcctcacctcccagacggggtggcggccgggtagaggtgctcctcacatcccagacgatgggcggccaggcagaggcgctcctcacttcgcagatgcggcggccgggcagaggggctcctcacatcccagacaatgggcggccaggcagagacgctcctcacctcctagacggggtggcggccaggcagaggctgtaatcttagcactttgggaggccaaggcaggcggctgggaggtggaggttgtagcgagccgagatcacgccactgcactccagcctgcaatcccaggcactcggcaggctgaggcaggagaataacgggagcccgaggcggggaggttgcagcgagcggagatcacggcagtacagtccagcctcagcaacagagggggaaggaaggaaggaagggaggaagggaaggagggaaggagggagggagtaaAAGTTGTTTCTCTCTAAATAAACTGAGTTGAACAATCTGCTCGGTTATTCCAGCTCAAATCATGCTTTGTTGTTCCTCCATCAGTTCATATTCAGTTGCCCCACAGATCCTACCAGTTCTGCATCCAACATAAATCCCAAATCTGTCCACTCCATTACTACCACCTTAGCCCTAGCTGTCATCTTAACAGcttccactattttttttttctttttttttttttgagacagagtctgtctttgtggcccagggtagagtgcagtagtgcaatggctcattgcaacctctgcgtcccaggttcaagtgattcttgtgcctctcagcctcctgagtagctagacttagaggcacatgccaccatatgtggctaatttttgtatttttagtagagacagggttttgccatgttggccaggctggtcttgaactcctgacctcaagtgatccacctgccttggcctcccacggcgccaggattacaggcatgaggcaccatgcccggccttcccCAAGGAATTTAaacaccaaagtgctgggattacaggtgtgagccaccatgcccagtcaatttCCCCTTTGTTCATACCCTTCTTTCTGTGTCTATTTACGCAGGCAAATAAAACATAGTCGAATCAGACACTACACTGCTGGAAATCCTCCATGGACTAcccatttcatttaatataattccAAATTCTTAACCAATACCCAAAAGGCTTCTTGATTGCTGCATGCCATGAGCCATTTCACTGCTCCAGGCACTCTGGTATTTTTTGTCTGTACCTTGACTATGTCTTTCGTCTTGGGACCTTTATGTTTTCTCTGCCTAGTACATTGTTCTATCCTCTCTGTTTAAACCTTGAGCTCTAAACTTAAGTTTTAAGCCTAGATGTCACTTTCTTAGCAAGACTGAGATTTCCTATCCCTTCAGTCCAAAGTAGAGCCTCTGTATTACTTTCTGTTATGTTGCcctgtttattttaaatgtaaggtGGGGGAAAAGGAGGTTGAAGGGGTGTTGATGCTTCACAACAGGTCCTTGCCTGCTCAAAGTCATATGTAGAAATATGTACCACAATCTGAGATGtcttttttgtttacttgtttattgtctgcTGCCTCCATTGAGATATACACTGTGTGGGAGCAAGAAGTTTGTCTGCACTAAGCACCACTGGATCCATACAGATAGTAggcactgcctggcacacagggctGGCACTTCATAAATACTTATGCACTGACTGAatggattcattgatttattaTATTGTTTCTGAGAAAAAATAAGTTCTGGATTTCAGGCAATCAGTGTTAAGTAATTTGTAAAGTGACCTATGGCTATTTGTTAGGCAAGgtatattttttgtgtttttttttggccCATGTtgaatttaaattcatttaaaaataagcagttTTCTTTGTTTAGAAGACTATGTCAATAACTACCAGATActtactaattttcttttctttttgagacggagtctcgctctgtgcccaggctggagtgcagtggcgcaatcttggctcactgcaagctctgcctcccgggttcacgccattctcctgcctcagcctcccgagtagctgggactacaggcacccaccaccacacccggctaattttttttgtatttttagtagacggggtttcaccgtgttagccaggatggtctcgatctcctgacctcgtgatccgtctgcctcagcctcccaaagtgctgggattacaggcgtgagccaccatgccaggccaactAATTTTCTTAATGATTCTTCAAAGTAGGCATTATTACTCACAAATGAGAAAGTGGAGATTTGAGAAGATAAATcatttccccaaggtcacacagatggtTGTAGTAAAGCTACGCTTGACTCCAAGTGTATAGTTACTTTTCTTCATATCCTGGATTTAGTTATTTCTCAGAGGAGCATGTGATTCAGGAAATGACAGTGTTTTATATGAGAGGCAGCCTGGTGATGTGGAAAAACCACAAGTTTGGGGGTGAGAGAGACCTTTGTTTGAAATCTGGTTTTTGCCACAGCTGTGTGATCTTGTTTGAATCACCTTCCAGGGTTTAGCTTTCCgtttcacataagaagtagaagTGTACACATGCCTGGCACATTAGAGGGGTTCAGGATATGGAAGCTGCTGTTGTCATGGTTGATAGTGgtctttctgttttcctaaaaGTATATGTGGAGAATTGAAAACTAATAATTATGTTTGGTTTCACAGATAGAAGAAGTCAGAGATGCCATGGAGAATGAAATGAGAACCCAGCTTCGCCGACAGGCAGCTGCCCACACTGATCACTTGCGAGATGTCCTTAGGGTACAAGAACAGGAATTGAAGTCTGAATTTGAGCAGGTGAGGACCTGGACTCCCTTCAGCCACACCCCTCTTCCTGACAGGATTAACAGACTCTCCTTTCCTTTTAATGTACTCTGAGGATGTCGAAGATTTGGAAATCTCCTTGTATGTCTACAAAACTGCTTCTTTTTACATAATGGTGTACCTGTGTGTTCATGAtcagatgtgtttttaaaatatatattctagttatttgGAATCTTCAGAGCTTTAAGGAGAGTCGGTAAAGGGGATTTCAGGAATGCAGACAGTAATATTTGACATGTGTATCTTCCTCCTATAGATGGCATGGTAGTGCTTAGATTTTTATAACTGAGGTAATTTCCCAGAGAAGTTAAGTTTTGAAATCCCAGCAAATTATCAGGATGCCTGTAATCATAGTTTCTATTCAAGAAATCATTTACAGTAATATTAACTTGTTACTTTGTCTTACAAGAAGATATTGAGGTTTTCTAAGTAAAATCTTCCAGAGAATCGCAATGTATGTCAGtatgaaaaggtattttaaattctatttgctggatatttttctgagaaaaattaaTGTATAAGCTCTTAAATACAAGATATTGGAATATAATTTAATCTAATTATTATGTTTAGGTTCTCAGTACAGATAATTTACTTTCTAAAGCTGACAATTTGTGGcttagcacagtggctcacacctataatcccagctatttgggaggctgaggcgggtggattgcttgaggccaagagttcgagaccagcctgaccaacgtggcaaaaccctgtctctattaaaaatacaaaaattagctgggcgtggtggtgcatacctgtaatcccagccactctggaggctgaggcatgagaatcgtttgaatctgggaggtggaggttgcagtgagctgaggctgtgccactgcactccagcccggatgacagagcaagattctgtctcaaaaataaaatacagttggCAGTTTGTTTCTGACTTTAACagccttctctcttctcttggtATGCCTCCTCTAATATTAGGTTCCATCAGTAAACCTGTAAAGAATTATATacatcggccgggcacggtggctcatgcctgtaatcccagcactttgggaggccgaggtgggcggatcacgaggttaagagatcgagaccatcctggccaacatggtgaaacccgtctctactaaaaatacaataattggcatggtgatgtatgcctgtaatcccagctacttgggaggctgaggcaggaggatcacttgaacctgggaggcggaggttgcagtgagccgagattgtgccaccgcactccaacttggcaataaagcaagattccatctcaaaaaaaaaaaaaaagaaaacaaaaaaattatatacatcaaATATAAGTTAGGACATTTTTGAAACTTTACACAAAATGTAGGAATTTCGTGACAACTCTAAGGCCCTCTTTGCTTCAGCAAGTAGTTGCTGGAGGATTACACAGTTACGTGACATGCATTGAGTATCACTTTTTTCTGGaactatttctgttttatttcagaaCCTGTCTGAGAAACTCTCTGAACAAGAATTACAATTTCGTCGTCTCAGTCAAGAGCAAGTTGACAACTTTACTCTGGATATAAATACTGCCTATGCCAGACTCAGAGGAATCGAACAGGCTGTTCAGAGTAAGCATAAGCTATGTCATCTTACAGATAATTTTCCTCagcataatttattaaaataattttatagggAAAATGGGGTACATGTATTGACATCAGGACATTAAAATACTAATCACTGCTTAATTGtagtttttgctattaaaagtaatggcaaaatctATATAACTAGAAATTTTATACCTTGTATGACAAACACAAAATCACCATTTACAAGGCTATTTACCAAGTACCCTTTGGCTATGTCGCATGTGCCTGGGTGGTAAGGGCTAGGGGTCAGTGTGGTCCCATGCTTGCCTTCCACAGGCTTGGTGGGTTAGCTGGAGGTGGTGATTTGCCAAGTCCAACTACCAAATGGACAGTATTTATGCTGAGGCCTCCATGTGCCACATTGAAAGAGAAATGTCCTGACAATGAGGTTATTAATAAAATGGGTTTTTTTAAGGATGTTATGGAATCTTTTTTTGTcgcataacaataaaaataaattcaatactCATGGAATTTCAAGATCCAGTAGTCTGTTAAGTTCGTTTGaagtcttccctttttttttttttttttttttttttgagacagagtcttgctctgtcgcccagggtaaagtgcagtggtgtgatatcgactcactgcagcctccgcctcctgggttcaagcgattctcctgcctcagccccgagtagctgggaatacaggtgcgtgccaccacgcctggctaggttttgtatttttagtagacacagggtttcaccatgttggccaggctagtcctgaactcctgaccacaagtgatccacccacctcggcctcccaaagtgctgggattacaggcgtgagccattgtgcctggccctgaaGTCTCCCATTTCTTTGCAGAAAATTTCTGATGGCCTTAGCGTAAGTCTTAGCctaatttaaataatatgtttCTTTCTCAACTAGTAAAGGTAAAAATATGTGGATTAGATATCATGCAGATGTGAATGACTTCTGACTTTACTGCCTGATATGAAGAGGCCAGCTAGGAAAATACACCAGAAAtaagtggtgggggtggggttgtAAGAAACTCTCTGGCCTCATCTTCCACATGTGTAGATGTAGCTTGTTGAATGTGCATCAGTTCTGTGGATGTATGTTGTCAGATGCAGAGAAAAATGTTTggctttgcctttttttctttgtaggtcATGCAGTTGCTGAAGAGGAAGCCAGAAAAGCCCACCAACTCTGGCTTTCAGTGGAGGCATTAAAGTACAGCATGAAGACCTCATCTGCAGAAACACCTACTATCCCGCTGGGTAGTGCAGTTGAGGCCATCAAAGCCAACTGTTCTGATAATGAATTCACCCAAGCTTTAACCGCAGCTATCCCTCCAGAGTCCCTGACCCGTGGGGTGTACAGTGAAGAGACCCTTAGAGCCCGTTTCTATGCTGTTCAAAAACTGGCCCGAAGGGTAGCAATGATTGATGAAACCAGAAATAGCTTGTACCAGTACTTCCTCTCCTACCTACAGTCCCTGCTCCTATTCCCACCTCAGCAACTGAAGCCGCCCCCGGAGCTCTGCCCTGAGGATATAAACACATTTAAATTACTGTCATATGCTTCCTATTGCATTGAGCATGGTGATCTGGAGCTAGCAGCAAAGTTTGTCAATCAGCTGAAGGGGGAATCCAGACGAGTGGCACAGGACTGGCTGAAGGAAGCCCGAATGACCCTAGAAACGAAACAGATAGTGGAAATCCTGACAGCGTATGCCAGCGCCGTAGGAATAGGAACCACTCAAGTGCAGCCAGAGTAAGGTTTAGGAAGATTTTCATAAAGTCATATTTCATGTCAAAGGAAATCAGCAGTGATAGATGAAGGGTTCGCAACGAGGGTCCCAGAATTGTCTAGAAATGAGTGGGTTTACAAGTACTGTTCTAAATGTTAACACCTGTTGCATTTATATTCTTTCCATTTGCTATCATGTCAGTGAACTCCAGGAGTGCTTTCTTTGCAACTTGtgtaacattttctgttttttcaggtTTTACTGATGAGGCTTGTGAGGCCAATCAAAATAATGTTTGTGACCTCTACTACTGTTGATTTTGCCCTCGGAGCAAACTGAATAAAGCAACAAGATGAAAACTGAGTATCTTATCCCTTTTCAAAAAGTacatttctggccaggtgcggtggctcacgcctgtaatcccagcactttgggaggctgaggcgggtggatcacctgaggttgggagttcgagaccagcctggccaacatggagaaacccatctctactaaaaatacaaaattaagctgggcgtggcggcgcatgcctgtaatcccagctactcgggaggctgaggcaggagaatcgcttgaacctgggaggtggaggttgcagtgagtcaggatcgtgccatcgcactccagcccgggcaacaggagcaaaactccgtctcaaaaaaaaaaaaaaattctagtttgtTGTATGTACAGAAAATAACCTTGAGAAACAACAACAGCAGAAGTAGGAACTTCTAGCTCACAGTTTCCAGGCTGTGAATTGCGTCACCAGAAGTCCACAGCCTGCTTTTTGGCTTTGAAGGTTTTGGTGAATTGATTCCTGCTGCTCAGACTCAAAAGAGTAATATACAAGCCAAAGTGCCACATGTATTTATAATTGGGGATATATCATTCTAGTGACTTGTTAAAATGTTGGTCTCTACCCACAAGTTAATTCAGCAGCCCTATATGGGTCACAGCTGACAGTTCTAAAACACTGGTAATGGAGCTTAGTTCTTTCTAGTACCTGGGCTGTGAATCCCTTCAAAGTAGGGGGATGGGGAGCCTGGAATCTTAATGAAGAGATTAAATAGTTTTGTTGTGTATTTGATGTAGATTGCTATAAAACCCAGAGAACTTTCTCAGTTCATCTTTCTAAAGATTAGTACAATTGTCATATTGCATAAGcactaacattcttttttttactcCATGAAGACcaccatctctacataaaaatatGTCAACTTTCTTCAAAATTACAACTGTTTGTTGGGGATTGTGTGTTCACAAAGAAATTGAGGAGGCACTTTTATCTGAGCAACACATCTGGAATCACAAAAGGGGCAGGTTCTGCATCTGTAGGTGTATGCCAGCCCCTGCATTTGGATAATTACTTTCTAGTGTCTGTATGGCACTGGCCTTGTCCTTTGATTTTGGGATATATTGGTCCACCTTTGGCTTGTGTTAATGTTGTCAATAGTCCTTATATTCCCTCCTAAGTGGATTTACTTAATTCAACAAAATATATCTAGTTTCTGATTGGAACACATGCTTTGTGTTCCTTCCTGAGATTAATGCCCGTAATCTCAAAGGCAGAGGCACTCTGTGCACCTACCTAGGGGATACTAAGTTTTTATTAGGAGATAATAGGACTGTTCTAAATTCAGTCTTCCCTTTTGGAATGGCACAAAATTGCAAAATACATTACTTGTAAAGCTAAACTTCCCTATTTGTCATATTAGAAATgcttataatttctattttatttgtatatgtaaaatattataggTTATAAGAAAATCTAAATTTCTCTTGGAGCCCTGAAATAACTTCCTTCAGATGCGATTATCTGTCGGAACTTAGAAGCAGCAATACTgagtggtttattttttattcttcttttttgagacagagtctcgcactgtcgcctgggctggagtgcagtggcgtgatctctgctcactgcaacctctgcctcccaggttcaagcaattgtcctgcctcagcctcccgagtagctgggattacaggtgcccaccaccacgcctggctaatttttttgtatttttagtagagatggggtttcactgcgttggccaggcttgtcccgAACTCCcaacttcgtgatctgcccaccctggcctcccaaagtgctgggattacaggtgtgagccaccgcgcccagccaagtggTTTATTTTAAcctgtaaaacaaaataatgactACAAGCTTCTGAATCTTAGTAGTTCCTTTACCAGCCAACACACCCACCCCCTTGATTGCTTATTAGGAACAAAGATGATACTGAAGAGGGGACCCTGCTTGGCCAGGCCTGTATTTTCCTTCCTCATGCTTAAAAATCTTCCTGAGATGTAACTCAGTAACCATGTGCAAAAAGCAGCGGAGCCTCTTGGATTCTCAGTACTACTTCAAGGAGATGGAGTCCCAAGGGCCAGGGTTATCTGGGAGGCGGATATAGCCCTGAGCCATTAGGGCAGGTCGGCTTCACTT
It includes:
- the LOC134759693 gene encoding MICOS complex subunit MIC60-like — encoded protein: MLFCLADKLSTDDLNSLIAHAHRRIDQLNRELAEQKATEKQHITLALEKQKLEEKRAFDSAVAKALEHHRSEIQAEQDRKIEEVRDAMENEMRTQLRRQAAAHTDHLRDVLRVQEQELKSEFEQNLSEKLSEQELQFRRLSQEQVDNFTLDINTAYARLRGIEQAVQSHAVAEEEARKAHQLWLSVEALKYSMKTSSAETPTIPLGSAVEAIKANCSDNEFTQALTAAIPPESLTRGVYSEETLRARFYAVQKLARRVAMIDETRNSLYQYFLSYLQSLLLFPPQQLKPPPELCPEDINTFKLLSYASYCIEHGDLELAAKFVNQLKGESRRVAQDWLKEARMTLETKQIVEILTAYASAVGIGTTQVQPE